In a single window of the Prochlorococcus marinus str. AS9601 genome:
- a CDS encoding DUF3303 domain-containing protein, producing MQTYIVHWQFPDQESHMQGAEAFAGFVEGGCEGDEFDGFKVLNRVVNPEGANGWAIVESSNHQNIWKWSSIWVDNFGVEIEVTPVLTDKEFLSVHKEIAAASN from the coding sequence ATGCAAACTTACATCGTACACTGGCAATTTCCAGATCAAGAAAGTCATATGCAAGGGGCTGAAGCTTTTGCGGGTTTTGTTGAAGGAGGGTGCGAAGGTGATGAATTTGATGGGTTTAAAGTTCTTAATCGAGTAGTAAATCCTGAGGGGGCTAATGGTTGGGCAATAGTTGAATCTTCAAACCATCAGAACATTTGGAAATGGAGCAGTATCTGGGTCGATAATTTTGGCGTAGAAATTGAAGTTACACCAGTTCTAACGGATAAAGAATTTCTTTCCGTCCATAAAGAAATTGCAGCAGCTTCTAACTAA
- a CDS encoding DUF1651 domain-containing protein, with protein sequence MEKFTLINKARSRIKVFEPFEDSSKNSYMVNAILISYGCVFKRSSKPVMKGSRVESIEEARNEYKKLLEQGWEKTYRFNSFFKKNGG encoded by the coding sequence ATGGAAAAATTTACTTTAATCAATAAAGCCAGATCGAGGATTAAAGTATTTGAACCTTTTGAAGATAGTTCTAAGAACTCTTATATGGTAAATGCAATTTTAATCTCTTATGGTTGCGTTTTTAAGCGATCAAGTAAGCCAGTTATGAAAGGCTCTAGGGTTGAATCTATCGAAGAAGCGAGAAACGAATATAAAAAACTTTTAGAGCAAGGGTGGGAAAAAACTTATAGATTCAATAGTTTTTTTAAAAAAAATGGTGGATAG
- a CDS encoding MauE/DoxX family redox-associated membrane protein, whose product MKIKSFPPLIAVFGTSFLITISLLKSFQIFMGISICLLAMLKLMDIEAFGTSYKKYDLISSKFDGWIYIYPFCELLIGISFLNSSPPSLIIFIALILGISGMISVFKAVYLDKLKLNCACIGGYAKTPLGIISFIENLLMAIMSVLIFIK is encoded by the coding sequence ATGAAGATTAAGTCATTTCCCCCGTTAATTGCAGTCTTTGGTACTTCATTTCTGATAACCATTTCATTGCTTAAAAGTTTCCAAATTTTTATGGGGATATCAATTTGCCTTTTAGCTATGCTCAAGCTTATGGATATTGAAGCTTTTGGAACAAGTTATAAGAAATATGATTTAATATCTTCTAAATTTGATGGCTGGATATATATTTATCCTTTTTGCGAATTATTAATTGGAATAAGTTTTCTTAATTCTTCTCCACCCTCTTTAATTATTTTTATTGCTCTAATTTTAGGAATTTCTGGCATGATTTCGGTATTTAAGGCTGTTTATTTGGATAAATTAAAATTAAATTGTGCATGTATTGGTGGATATGCAAAAACTCCTTTGGGAATTATTAGTTTTATCGAAAATCTTTTAATGGCAATTATGAGTGTCTTAATTTTTATTAAATAG
- a CDS encoding DUF411 domain-containing protein, with translation MALNKIFIKRGFLNYLIFSGILFTNIINPYKSIALTQENIDIPKVVSYRSASCGCCKKWINHLRANGLEVVDNIVEDVSVIKNQYQIPNNLRSCHSAQIANYMIEGHVPIESINKLFREKPNINGIAVPGMPLGSPGMEMHSHDSHSHDYENYKVVSFSKTGKTKIFDKISP, from the coding sequence ATGGCACTTAATAAAATATTTATTAAAAGAGGATTTTTAAATTATCTAATTTTTTCTGGAATTCTTTTTACAAATATAATTAATCCATATAAGAGTATTGCTTTAACTCAAGAAAATATAGATATCCCAAAAGTTGTTTCTTACAGATCAGCATCATGTGGTTGTTGCAAAAAATGGATCAATCATTTAAGAGCTAATGGATTAGAAGTTGTTGATAATATAGTTGAGGATGTTTCAGTAATTAAAAACCAATATCAAATTCCCAATAATCTGAGATCATGTCACTCTGCTCAAATAGCTAACTATATGATTGAAGGACATGTCCCGATTGAATCAATCAACAAACTTTTTAGAGAAAAACCAAATATCAATGGGATAGCAGTTCCGGGCATGCCACTTGGCTCTCCAGGGATGGAAATGCATTCTCACGATTCGCACTCTCATGATTATGAGAACTACAAAGTAGTTTCATTTAGTAAAACTGGCAAAACAAAAATATTTGATAAAATCTCTCCTTAA